The genomic window TGAAATTCAGCCTGCTCATCCGATAAATTGTAGTAGCGTTGCAATACCAATATCTTAAACATCATCACCACATCGTGGCGGGGGCGGCCACCAGGGGCTTTAGCTTTCTTGAGAACCAACTCTTCCAAGCTAGGACGAAACAGCTCCCAATCAATTCGCTCATCCAAACGTTCCAACGGTTGCGTAGTTTGACTCAGTTTTTTCAACCGTTGATCGTAATCAAAAAAACCAGGGGACATTTTTCTAATGAATTTATTC from Deltaproteobacteria bacterium includes these protein-coding regions:
- a CDS encoding transposase, coding for MNKFIRKMSPGFFDYDQRLKKLSQTTQPLERLDERIDWELFRPSLEELVLKKAKAPGGRPRHDVVMMFKILVLQRYYNLSDEQAEF